From the genome of Magnolia sinica isolate HGM2019 chromosome 12, MsV1, whole genome shotgun sequence:
TCAAGGAAATGAATTGGAAGGGAGCCTTCCTCCATGTCTCAGCAACTTGTCATCCCTCCAACTACTTGATCTCTCCGCGAATAGACTCAGTGGGCAAATCTCCTCATCTCTCATCTCTAACCTCACAATGATCCGGTTCCTTTCTCTCTCCCCCAACCGCTTCGAAGGGTCTCTCTCATTTAGCTcatttgctaatctttccaagcTCGAGGTTGTGGAACTTTCAGTACTGGAAGGTGCATATCCTGAGGGCGATGTTATAACTTATCCCAATCAGTTGGAGGTTGAAACTGAATCCACACATTGGGTTCCTAAATTCCAGTTGAAAGTCCTCCACTTATCAAACTGCAACATCAACAAGCTCACTGGTACCATTCCCACCTTCCTTTCCAGCCAACATAACCTGATATCATTAGACCTTTCCCACAACAACATGAAGGGAAAGTTCCCATCTTGGTTGTTAGAGAATAATGAAAGACTACGAGTTCTAGACCTAGGAAGCAATTCCTTAGTCAGCCCATTCCATCTGCCAACTCATTCTAGAAACCTGGATTTATCATTGTTGGACGTCTCCAACAACCAAATCTACGGACAACTTCCTGAAAATATCGGCTCTCTCCTTCCAAATATAGAATACTTAAACATGTCTACAAATGCTCTCCATGGTACCATTCCTCCCTCGGTGGGCAACATGACACAAATTTATACTTTAGATTTGTCGAGAAACAAATTTTCGGGAGAAATACCAGAGCAATTGGCCATTGGTTGCatctcattgaaaaatttgaagCTATCAAACAATAGATTACAAGGCCCAGTGTTTCCGACTCATTCGAACTTGATACAGTTACAGTATCTGTATTTGGATGGGAATATATTCACGGGGAAGATCTCAGCTGGTATATTCAAAAGCCCACAACTAGAGATTTTGGATGTTGGTAAAAACAACATATCCGGTCATCTTCCTACACAGATTGGGAACTTTACTGAATTGAAGTCGCTTTCTATGTCAGATAATTATTTGGAAGGTTCCATTCCAGTCGAGTATTGCAACCTCTACAGTCTTTCCCTTTTGGACCTATCTGAAAATAGAATTTTTGGACCCATACCTTCTTGCTTCAATCTATCTTTGAGCTTCTTACATTTGCAAGGAAATGAGCTTACAGGATTCATGCCAAATGCTTTATCCAAAATCTCCTCCCTTGTTACATTGGACGTCAGGAACAACAAGATATTTGGTAATATTCCAAGTCGGATTGGTTCAATTTCTAATTTAAGGGTTCTTCTCCTCAGAGGAAATAATTTGCAAGGTCGCATTCCCACGCACTTATGTCAACTGAAGAACATCAGTATATTAGATCTTTCACATAATAATCTCTCTGGGCCAGTACCGCCATGCTTTGGTAATATGACATTCGGGAGGGCAAGAGTAACAGACTTTCTAACTTTTGTTGTCTCTCAAGAGACCTATGATGGCTATTTAGATTTATTCCATGGACGTGGATATCGTATTGATATTAGTGTGCCTATGAAACTTTCCTATGCGGCATCAAGTAACGAAGAAGTGGAGTTTATAACAAAGAGGAGGTCTGAAACTTACAAGGGCAACGTTCTTTACTTTATGTCTGGTTTGGATCTGTCATGGAACCAGTTAACAGGTGAAATCCCCCCTGAAATTGGACATCTAACTGCTATTCATGCATTGAACTTGTCCCATAATCAATTGACTGGACCAGTTCCAGAAACCTTCTCAAACCTAAAACAGATTGAGAGCATGGACCTTTCTTACAACAGATTGAGTGGGAAAATTCCTCCTCAACTTACTGATCTCAACTTCCTATCTACATTCACAGTGGCCCACAATAACTTATCTGGTAGGACACCTGACATGAAAGGGCAGTTTAGCACCTTTGGAGCAACCAGCTATGAAGACAATCCTCTACTCTGTGGTCCACCGCTGAAGGGTTGCTTCTCTACTTCTCTGCTACCACCTTCAATGCCAACAACATCAGAAGAGGAGGAAGACAGTTATGACATAATCTTCTATGCATGCTTTTCGGCGTCCTGCACCATCTCGTTCTTGGTTTTCATCTCTCTTCTCTACATCAACCGCTACTGGCGAGGTCTATATTTCTATATGGTCGATGCTTGTATCTATTCATGCTATTATTTTGCTATAGAAAGCTACTATTTTGCTTTAGACAACCTTCGCAAGGTTTTCCCCTGGCTACTTGCATAACCTTCAAGCCAGAACAGTTTCTCCCTGTAACTCAAATTGTAAGACAATATAATAAGCATGTTCATGGAAGACGGTGCTTTTATTTCAAACCAAGTTTCCCTTTTTACTGCGTTTGGTTGTGCAATGAACTGAACTAATAATGAGTAAGTAAACCGGGTATGAACTTCTATTTGGGGCAAGCTGGTTGAGTTTGCAAAATTCAAGTAGAATAGGATCATTCAAATGAATTTTTCATATGGCAAGTGTCCTCAATTCCATGAAGTTACAAATCTGAGTAGGCCAGGGTACAATTTATTGTTTTCTACCAACATCGAATGCATTTAGATATGATCTTTTGAGCAAACCTGTTTCCGGCCAAATACAAATGCTCTGACATAGTCAAGTTGGAATGTTGAaaccaatgggccttgtaacatatTGTTCAATAGCTGCAAAAGTTTTAATGAGATGCAACCCGTAGCCATGCGCTTTCTGGTATCTCTTTAGAAATTATTTCACCACAAATCTAAATAGAACATTCAACTCATGTGAACGATCAAGGAATACTACAAGGCAGATGATTTGTTGCAATGTTAATTTAAATTCAGAAGGTGAAAACTGATGTTTCAAGGAAATTGTCCGTTGATATCCAAGGATGATATTTTCCTTTGAATGCTAATCATCTCCTTATCCCTTTTCCTGTGGGCCATTGAATATAAAAGGTTAGTATATAGCAATAGTCAATCTAGAGGTTAATATCTCCCAACAAATCACatgtttggatcaccaaaccatgaccCCACAAGCACAGTATGCTGATAACCAGATCCTATAAAGAGACCGACaccaggctttttttttttttttttttttcaaaaagaaaaagggaattgATTTCTTGAAGGCAACAATGTACATCCGGGCGGACCCCACAAAAAGAAAGGGGAACAGCCTATCATATGCaccctaaataaaaaaaaaacagagcaaCCAATCAAGCCAAAACCATTGCCCAAAGACCTAGATAGCTGAGCAGACGAACTTTTGTTTCATACTCGCTGCTCCTGACAGTGCGGCTTTATTCTTGATGGGGATGATCATATGCATATTTGGCACTCTTATCTAGAGCCGTCTATTTTCTAAAGTCTCAGATGAAATGGTGGTGATCATGTATTTGAAATGACATTTTAGAAGCGTAGTCAGTCCACGATGGACCCTATGGAATGGATGGCTCAAGTTTCATTGATCAGACCTATTTTAATAAGAAGCATTTTTTTTTGAGTGGAAGCGGATTGATCTTGTCTCCACCTTCACAGACTCAGTTGAGGCAAGGCtccgtagggcccactataatgtatggtCTTATCCACCCTCTCCAgccattatttatgtatttattatttttttttttaagaaaagagCTGTGTATATTTTAATTCATGGAAAAAACTTTACAATCAGCAGCGTTGGACACAAGCTAACCAAAGGAGGCCTGGCCGCCACGCCATACAGACCCAGGACTGGTACaaccaaaaaagagaaaaatctcATGACTCCCGAAATGTCTCAATACCCGCTTTGTCGAGAAAACAGTCCCCTGATGATTTGAGGGAGGGCTTGCGTTCTATCCGTCAAGAAATTCCCCTGGTTGGCCGCCCCTGCAAGAGCAAGCCCATCCACCGGACCATTAATTTCGCAGGGGATGAGAGATATGGAAAAAGTCCCTTTGACCTGAAGAGCCTTAATCCTCTGTAACCAATAGCTCCATTTCCAGTCAAGAATCGCGTTTACCTTAAGAGCCTCCACCACAAATGAAGAGTCGGACTCAATGAGAACCCGGTGAAATTTTCGGGAAATAGTTTGAGACATACCGTCATGGAGAGCCTATAGTTCAGCCCAGTTATTCGAGCCAACACCGTAGCCggaataaaatacaaaaatcagatcGCCGTTGGAGTCCCTGCAGACGCCCCCAACCCCTGACGGACCTGGGTTACTGGCTGCTGCACCGTCTACATTCAGTTTAACCAAGCCTCCAAGAGGTCTGTCCCATTTAACAAAATGGTAAGACTTTGGAAGAGGAGGGTTAATTGGGATGCCAAGCCAGTGGAACGTGTGATGGGAGGTTGGGGAGCCAGCAAACATTTTTCCAATTAGCCACCTTACACGATTTATCACCTTTCTGCTGTTAGGCAAGGTCCCATCAAATTTGGTTGCGTTCCTAGCTTTCCATAATTCCCATACAATCAGGCACGGTGTGATGCGGCGAAGGAGGTGTGGCCGGCCACTTGGAAGATTTGAATGCCACCATAGGAAGAAACGGTTCCCAATCAATGGCGAAAGAGGGATCAGGAGATAAAAATTGTCACTAAATTCCTTCCAAACTTTGGATGCAAGGGCTCCTTTGATGAACAGGCGTTCCAACGATTCACATGGAGAGAAATCTTGTTCATCATCACAACAAACACATCTAGACGTGAGGGAGATTCCCCGAGATTGGACCCTGTCATCAGTTGGAATGGCCCCTTGGAAGATCCTCCAGAGAAATGTTGAGATTTTGTATGGAATCTTAGGATCCCAGATGCGTTTGGCCCAAACAATACCCTGCCCAACTATTCTGCAAACAGCccacctagatttaactatataaATACCAGAGCGATTGTGTGGCCAAACTAAACAATCGGACTGATCTGAAGTGTAAATCCCCGCCTGAATGATGTGATCTAAATCCCCTGTAGGAAGTAAGTCGAAATCCGGCGACTGAGGATTGATACCATCATGTGAGACGAAGTCGCTAACTGACATGTGGAGCATGTCATCAGGAATTGGTTGAGTCGCCCAGTCAGCAAGCCGCCCAATACCAGTCCAATTGTTGTGCCAGAGGTTGATAGAGCCACGCCCCACCTTCCACTGTAAGTTCCTATTCAAAACAGGGGACAGGGAGAGGACGTGTTTccagaggggggaggggggagaAAGGGGGGAAGCAAGCGTACTCTGTTGAAGGTGGCCATATCTGGAGGTGACGTAATCAGCCCAAAGACTGCTTCTGCTCTCTATTTTTGCCGTCCAAACCATTTTCAATATGAGAGCAACCATAACCTCTCTAAGTTTTCTAATACCCAGTCCACCTTCTCTTGGCCTGGATATTTTGCCCCAGTTAATCCAATGACATTTTGATTTTCCTTCCTGCCAGCCCCATAAAAAATTGGCAAAACAACTGAGTAGGTATAGAGGTCGCAGACTCCATCCTCTCCAGCCATgaatatttttagctcattttgaGGGAGaatttgaggtagatccaaggctcaagtagacaacAACAAAGTAAGCAACCGTGATAATAATGACCTCCGTTACCACCTTCCTAAAGccgaccgtgatgtttatttgccaatcattatgttcataaggtcacatggaccttgaggaagggaaaacacaaacatcagcttgatcaaaacttctattGCTCACAAGAAGTCTGAAgtttaatggtagaagttcaatctccaatttgtggtctacttgagcattggatctgcctaatttttagtctcaaatcctaaaatgatctacaaaatggatggacaacatgataaactccatacatcacagtgaacccCACAGGACTAAGTCCATCCAGTCTCGGATAGGACGCATGGGTTGGACCCAATGGCTCATCCGTATGGATTTATTGCACTCTTTGATTTGAAATCCCTAtcggattttatatatatatatatatatatatatatatatatatatatatatatatatatatatatatatagcagataCTTTAGACAGAAACTCAAACCAAATGTTGGTGTGGAATTCCGCTTATCGTTGTAGAACCATTTGACCCTCAAGTGCAATGTGCGGTTGCACGCAAGAGGAGACTCCCACTGATGCTTGCTAGTATGAGATGAGAATCATTCATCAAATTGCTTGACCACACATGCCATGCGTGATCCAAATAATTCTTAAGGTGCTTGGCAGCATGCACCATGTGAAATCTAAGTTAGTCATTTGGTAGTCTGCACCACATGTGTGATGGATGGATAAGATCATTGTATGGAATGTTGTAAGTGCTCTAGttgtatgctcctttggttgtcaaattttgtagtgccaaaacctcaatccaTGTCTTGTATAGCTCATTAGTATATATGTTCAAGTCATTGCATAtgagttcaagacattgcatcacctctctaaatactttacttcaagtcaagaacgaagaactacttcaaaccatttcaagaaatgcaaataTAAGCTAGAACGAAAGAAGAGATCTTGtttaaagactcaagttagtgtgcaactcaagatgaagtgtaattcaagctctaaaagATCTTAAGTcgtctcaagcttcacaatcttcaaaggtcaactatcatctgaagaaatgaagtcttgATGTTCATACctcatttcaaggtatgattgaccttagattgactttagggtaggtcattttatatacataattcaaattgaattactttacatgtatttggactgttctaagactaatcttgaactctattcgactagtcctagcactggcttgaccagtccaagaaattttaggaccaatcctaagttgttacaattttttagaattttttggttgagctacgaccagtcccgGCATCTACTTGACCGGTCGTAAGAATAGTGATGACTCGATccaggaccagtcgtgcacctgcgactcaaactacagtgaccaaacttggtgcctcacgaccagtcgtaggatggtcatgaccagtcgtggaggtgtcacgactagtcgtggaggtgtCACGACCGATCATGGAGTgcctacgactagtcatgaaaTGATTTTATCTGATCACACTCAAATATTCAAAAATCTTcttgacctacgaccagtcgtagtgtcttCAGGACCAGTtgaagatgcgatttctacaactataaatagaacacgaatttcagagttgaACAATtgaattcaagtaaaattaaggtatcactctgagagataagttgtgttctttttaagctatattatgtatatttaaaattctcttttgttagctttattgatttgattttatttctatattccaatctaaattaaaaagagaaattattatattccttcttcttggaatcaaaatcaaatatagctagcccaactggtttaatttaaaatcaattagaacctagaaccattttaaagtgagtattggacattgaacttctatattcgaacttctactccgattggttcttccgggctgctacaaaaggagaaatccaggtattttacattattgtaaatttctttcttttggttttatttgagattgagccagaaaaatctcattgtgtttggttatctgaggagagccagaaaacttagaagtagggcttttgaattgtgtaagcccatttgaaagacacaattgtaaaggttttaggtgaacctgacaaacctattttcatagtgaatgctaatattccctgtgtgaggatattaggagtggagtagcaagctgtgtggctgttgtttaacagttggtgtacacataggcgaaccgctataactctttgtattttgtcgatgtgtgatttatttttcatatcttttatcattcaaagttgtgggatgtatgtgtggatgtgaatgtcgtaatatttacatttcaagtattgtggggaatgttgtaatagtttagaacttatttcttgttatttcctttatttcctttcagtttgagtttttgatattcaaattgttctagtaaggttgtcctgccataaacccttggtttttatggtgtaaggttgtccttagaacaacattggtatcatccTCTCTCTTCtagtatttgaggttgctttacatttccatattttgATTTGTTTAacgtgctatctttcctttattcatttaaattccgctgttaaagttttaatttggcttagtcctattcccccccc
Proteins encoded in this window:
- the LOC131220144 gene encoding uncharacterized protein LOC131220144; translation: MVWTAKIESRSSLWADYVTSRYGHLQQSTLASPLSPPSPLWKHVLSLSPVLNRNLQWKVGRGSINLWHNNWTGIGRLADWATQPIPDDMLHMSVSDFVSHDGINPQSPDFDLLPTGDLDHIIQAGIYTSDQSDCLVWPHNRSGIYIVKSRWAVCRIVGQGIVWAKRIWDPKIPYKISTFLWRIFQGAIPTDDRVQSRGISLTSRCVCCDDEQDFSPCESLERLFIKGALASKVWKEFSDNFYLLIPLSPLIGNRFFLWWHSNLPSGRPHLLRRITPCLIVWELWKARNATKFDGTLPNSRKVINRVRWLIGKMFAGSPTSHHTFHWLGIPINPPLPKSYHFVKWDRPLGGLVKLNVDGAAASNPGPSGVGGVCRDSNGDLIFVFYSGYGVGSNNWAEL